A genomic stretch from Oncorhynchus gorbuscha isolate QuinsamMale2020 ecotype Even-year unplaced genomic scaffold, OgorEven_v1.0 Un_scaffold_5717, whole genome shotgun sequence includes:
- the LOC124018714 gene encoding skin secretory protein xP2-like isoform X1 → MQLPVQSALTDDSEEPVIMASEALETMGSGWEEDQVLEMLAAAEPEVSPEAPVEAAAVDSEVPSEAVVLVEAVVLVEAVVPVEVAAPVEAVVVETTPVAETPAETVVSEEAPVVETGAAVEVATLVEAAAPVEAAAPVEVAETVSEAAPAPTEETPAPAPTEETPAPAPTEETPAPAPTEETPAPAPKEETPAPAPKEETPAPTEEIPAPALTAETPAPAAVTPAPAPKEETKDAPAPVAAVPEPVTPAAEPVAAVPEGAPAVETPAPSGPITDVVAAEPAAEPITTPVAVEAPVAAVANEPVEAPGPVEAPGPVEAPGPVEAPGPVEAPGVPVVVSEVAQEAAALVLAGVAQEAEKDKKQN, encoded by the coding sequence ATGCAGCTACCTGTCCAGAGTGCCCTGACTGATGACTCTGAGGAACCCGTCATCATGGCCTCAGAGGCCCTGGAGACCATGGGGTCTGGATGGGAGGAGGACCAGGTCCTGGAGATGCTGGCTGCAGCCGAGCCAGAGGTTTCCCCTGAAGCCCCTGTTGAGGCTGCAGCCGTAGATTCAGAGGTCCCTTCAGAGGCTGTAGTCTTAGTAGAGGCTGTGGTCTTAGTAGAGGCTGTGGTCCCAGTGGAGGTGGCGGCCCCTGTTGAGGCTGTCGTGGTTGAGACCACTCCTGTGGCAGAGACTCCTGCTGAGACAGTGGTGTCTGAGGAGGCCCCTGTTGTTGAAACTGGAGCTGCAGTGGAGGTGGCTACCCTGGTCGAGGCAGCTGCACCTGTGGAAGCTGCTGCCCCAGTCGAGGTGGCTGAAACTGTCTCAGAGGCAGCTCCAGCCCCGACAGAGGagaccccagctccagccccgaCAGAGGagaccccagctccagccccgaCAGAGGagaccccagctccagccccgaCAGAGGagaccccagctccagccccaaaAGAGGagaccccagctccagccccaaaAGAGGAGACCCCAGCCCCGACAGAGGAGATCCCAGCTCCAGCCCTGACAGCGGAGACCCCAGCTCCAGCAGCGGtgaccccagctccagccccaaaAGAGGAGACCAAAGATGCTCCAGCCCCTGTGGCCGCTGTCCCTGAGCCAGTAACCCCTGCTGCTGAGCCTGTGGCTGCTGTCCCAGAGGGGGCCCCCGCTGTGGAGACCCCTGCACCCAGTGGCCCCATAACTGACGTTGTTGCTGCTGAGCCTGCAGCAGAGCCAATAACCACCCCTGTGGCTGTGGAGGCCCCTGTAGCAGCCGTTGCCAATGAGCCTGTggaggccccaggaccagtggaggccccaggaccagtggaggccccaggaccagtggaggccccaggaccagtggaggcCCCAG
- the LOC124018714 gene encoding skin secretory protein xP2-like isoform X2 produces MQLPVQSALTDDSEEPVIMASEALETMGSGWEEDQVLEMLAAAEPEVSPEAPVEAAAVDSEVPSEAVVLVEAVVLVEAVVPVEVAAPVEAVVVETTPVAETPAETVVSEEAPVVETGAAVEVATLVEAAAPVEAAAPVEVAETVSEAAPAPTEETPAPAPTEETPAPAPTEETPAPAPTEETPAPAPKEETPAPAPKEETPAPTEEIPAPALTAETPAPAAVTPAPAPKEETKDAPAPVAAVPEPVTPAAEPVAAVPEGAPAVETPAPSGPITDVVAAEPAAEPITTPVAVEAPVAAVANEPVEAPGPVEAPGPVEAPGPVEAPGVPVVVSEVAQEAAALVLAGVAQEAEKDKKQN; encoded by the coding sequence ATGCAGCTACCTGTCCAGAGTGCCCTGACTGATGACTCTGAGGAACCCGTCATCATGGCCTCAGAGGCCCTGGAGACCATGGGGTCTGGATGGGAGGAGGACCAGGTCCTGGAGATGCTGGCTGCAGCCGAGCCAGAGGTTTCCCCTGAAGCCCCTGTTGAGGCTGCAGCCGTAGATTCAGAGGTCCCTTCAGAGGCTGTAGTCTTAGTAGAGGCTGTGGTCTTAGTAGAGGCTGTGGTCCCAGTGGAGGTGGCGGCCCCTGTTGAGGCTGTCGTGGTTGAGACCACTCCTGTGGCAGAGACTCCTGCTGAGACAGTGGTGTCTGAGGAGGCCCCTGTTGTTGAAACTGGAGCTGCAGTGGAGGTGGCTACCCTGGTCGAGGCAGCTGCACCTGTGGAAGCTGCTGCCCCAGTCGAGGTGGCTGAAACTGTCTCAGAGGCAGCTCCAGCCCCGACAGAGGagaccccagctccagccccgaCAGAGGagaccccagctccagccccgaCAGAGGagaccccagctccagccccgaCAGAGGagaccccagctccagccccaaaAGAGGagaccccagctccagccccaaaAGAGGAGACCCCAGCCCCGACAGAGGAGATCCCAGCTCCAGCCCTGACAGCGGAGACCCCAGCTCCAGCAGCGGtgaccccagctccagccccaaaAGAGGAGACCAAAGATGCTCCAGCCCCTGTGGCCGCTGTCCCTGAGCCAGTAACCCCTGCTGCTGAGCCTGTGGCTGCTGTCCCAGAGGGGGCCCCCGCTGTGGAGACCCCTGCACCCAGTGGCCCCATAACTGACGTTGTTGCTGCTGAGCCTGCAGCAGAGCCAATAACCACCCCTGTGGCTGTGGAGGCCCCTGTAGCAGCCGTTGCCAATGAGCCTGTggaggccccaggaccagtggaggccccaggaccagtggaggccccaggaccagtggaggccccag